In a genomic window of Pelotomaculum thermopropionicum SI:
- the Pta gene encoding BioD-like N-terminal domain of phosphotransacetylase: MKSLYIMGTPGSGKTVVALGLAQKLQQEGYKVGYFKPVAEGRKISGSADMDAVLMKEVLGLKAPLEKIAPVPASPFYLSAQSALKDAQTRIMDAYEEISNDTDVVLIDGALSIDILSSHGLDCISLARKTGAFALLVLKVENDYSLDNAIFLNRHLLLEGVPVIGTIFSNVPRPLYAKTDGVYRPILEQAGCKTLGVFPTRPEIAAPTVGEYYNVLGGEILTGHDRLNLLVEDVIIGAMTMASALTYLRRAANKAVILGGDRADLALAALETSTSVLILTGGLYPDVKVIARAEEMKVPVILVHYDTYTTIEKLGQVSRHIQPSDRESIRAALENIVDYCDWKYILSKLNKL; the protein is encoded by the coding sequence ATGAAAAGCCTGTACATTATGGGCACGCCAGGCAGCGGCAAGACGGTGGTGGCCCTGGGCCTGGCGCAAAAGCTGCAGCAGGAGGGCTACAAAGTCGGCTATTTCAAGCCGGTTGCCGAAGGCCGCAAAATAAGCGGCAGCGCAGATATGGATGCCGTGCTGATGAAAGAGGTGCTTGGCTTAAAGGCCCCCCTTGAAAAAATAGCGCCCGTGCCCGCCAGTCCCTTTTACTTAAGCGCGCAGTCGGCCCTAAAAGACGCCCAGACCCGGATTATGGACGCCTATGAAGAAATTTCAAACGATACAGACGTAGTGCTGATCGACGGAGCCCTGTCCATAGACATTCTGAGCAGTCACGGCCTTGACTGCATCAGCCTGGCCAGAAAAACAGGAGCTTTTGCCCTGCTGGTGCTCAAAGTTGAAAACGACTACAGCCTGGATAACGCCATTTTTCTCAACAGGCACCTGCTGCTCGAAGGCGTTCCCGTTATAGGTACCATTTTCAGCAATGTGCCCAGACCCCTGTATGCCAAAACCGACGGCGTTTACCGTCCCATACTGGAGCAGGCGGGGTGCAAGACCCTGGGCGTTTTCCCCACCAGGCCTGAAATTGCCGCCCCGACCGTGGGCGAATACTACAACGTGCTTGGCGGCGAAATTCTCACCGGGCACGACAGGCTCAACCTTTTGGTGGAGGATGTGATTATCGGCGCCATGACCATGGCCAGCGCCCTGACCTACCTGCGGCGCGCCGCCAACAAGGCGGTCATTCTCGGCGGCGACCGGGCCGACCTGGCCCTGGCGGCGCTTGAGACCAGCACCTCCGTGCTGATTCTTACCGGCGGGCTTTACCCTGACGTCAAAGTCATCGCCCGGGCCGAGGAAATGAAAGTGCCCGTCATTCTGGTGCACTACGACACCTATACCACCATCGAAAAACTCGGCCAGGTCAGCCGCCACATCCAGCCCTCCGACAGGGAAAGCATCCGTGCAGCCCTGGAAAACATCGTGGACTACTGTGACTGGAAGTATATATTAAGTAAACTGAATAAGTTATAA
- the PaaI gene encoding Uncharacterized protein (involved in aromatic compounds catabolism), translated as MKLNGTKEESQKPSARIEEILRHYKSPFADMIGIRIDRLAESYCKLRLLLEEKCLNSFGLVHGGVLATMADMCMGVALRTAGLKSLTVELTVNFLSKPDTGDELTAEGWIVYRGNTIALTECIIKSGNDKDVARGRGIFKIS; from the coding sequence ATGAAGCTGAACGGGACAAAAGAAGAAAGCCAGAAGCCTTCTGCGCGCATAGAAGAAATACTGCGCCACTATAAAAGCCCTTTTGCCGATATGATCGGCATCAGGATTGACAGGCTTGCAGAGAGTTACTGCAAGCTGCGTTTATTGTTGGAAGAAAAATGTTTGAATTCTTTTGGATTGGTGCATGGCGGGGTTTTAGCCACCATGGCGGACATGTGTATGGGCGTAGCCCTGCGCACTGCCGGGCTGAAGTCGCTGACCGTGGAATTGACCGTAAATTTTCTCAGCAAGCCCGACACTGGCGACGAACTTACGGCTGAAGGTTGGATAGTGTACCGGGGCAATACCATTGCCCTGACTGAATGCATTATAAAATCCGGGAATGATAAAGATGTAGCAAGAGGCAGGGGCATTTTTAAGATCAGCTAG